The following coding sequences are from one Pocillopora verrucosa isolate sample1 chromosome 5, ASM3666991v2, whole genome shotgun sequence window:
- the LOC131791523 gene encoding adhesion G-protein coupled receptor D1 isoform X1, which translates to MPNSYRKVRKETLAKMFWIMVFLALMVGHSNQCSRKHAEMKVSWIKDNCSRIDDITGEPSLKIKCRRGNCAEWCETFADCLQQSIEWRKKCTRRFKKLFRGHRRTKIKVKTRGNQSSYNIDVKFCGWKGRYQVYKLSNGASQENGDLQEGENLRKEYLLSSLKSVTEYYSDEIRNKSEDKKEKIEEMFFELTTLETSLLETAQLKFNHTTSEFNMSSIYADVLVRKTFYQNESHHFRLEEPNGENFLSIPSGNLDNGSVVLGMIYKDLHQLFITNQTENSTLNNSREVTSIIMAATITPPPKKLQENITLKFKNIKNSNNKKKCMFWNMLDDSSIGWSGEGCYVKSTDAYQTECTCNHLTHFAVLLDTSSGTETADISANDEKNLEILTYVGLTLSVIGISLTIISYVTLTDMRRPLSQIRVSLVASLGAGQIMFLAGIRATGNKGSCVTVAALMQYFLMAAFCWMLVEGIYLYLFIVKVYNVGNKLRMCHGISWGLPALVVAISLSIAAGKDGIGSFLANKYCWMSSTNGLIWIFIVFVVLIEFFNILILGRVIKEMVTMQQEKDKRSEQIRLGVKACIVMIPLLGISWLFGLLAPLHKAFAYIFTILNSSQGFVIFLLHCVRNSELKARLRRRIQAIFPAMDVGTSTKRTSVMPSEVNEDSTAIAAPRKIKVHPLSDGEKTKRVSNKTSM; encoded by the exons ATGCCGAATTCATATCGGAAAGTTCGAAAGGAAACTCTAGCCAAAATGTTCTGGATAATGGTTTTTCTTGCACTAATGGTTG gtCATAGTAACCAGTGCTCCAGGAAACACGCAGAAATGAAAGTTTCGTGGATAAAAGACAACTGTTCGCGGATTGATGACATAACTGGGGAGCCCTCGTTAAAAATCAAATGCCGCAGAGGGAATTGTGCTGAGTGGTGCGAAACCTTCGCTGATTGTCTCCAGCAATCCATTGAGTGGCGGAAAAAATGCACACGGAggtttaaaaaactctttaggGGACATCGCCGGACAAAGATCAAGGTGAAAACCAGAGGAAACCAGTCATCATATAACATTGACGTCAAATTTTGCGGATGGAAGGGTCGTTATCAAGTTTACAAGTTATCTAATGGCGCATCGCAAGAAAATG GTGATCTGCAAGAAGGGGAAAACTTACGCAAAGAG TACTTGCTCAGCTCTTTGAAGTCCGTCACTGAGTATTATTCCGATGAGATACGCAACAAAAGTGAAGATAAGAAGGAGAAAATAgaggaaatgttttttgaaTTGACCACGTTGGAAACATCCTTGCTGGAAACTGCACAACTCAAATTCAATCACACAACAAGCGAATTTAATATGAGCAGCATTTATGCAG ATGTTCTGGTCAGGAAAACTTTCTACCAAAATGAAAGCCACCACTTTCGTCTGGAAGAACCTAATGGGGAAAATTTCCTGAGCATTCCATCGGGAAACTTGGACAATG GTTCAGTAGTACTCGGAATGATATACAAAGACCTCCATCAACTATTCATCACTAACCAGACAGAGAACAGTACTCTGAACAATTCCAG GGAAGTCACCTCCATTATTATGGCTGCCACAATAACTCCTCCACCCAAGAAACTTCAGGAAAATATAACTTTGAAGTTCAAAAACATTAAG aattcaaataacaagaaaaagtgTATGTTCTGGAACATGTTGGATGATAG TTCCATTGGCTGGTCAGGAGAAGGGTGCTATGTCAAATCTACTGATGCATACCAAACAGAGTGCAcctgcaatcatttgactcattttgcTGTTCTTCTGGACACATCTTCTGGAACAGAGACTGCCGATATATCAGCG AATGATGAAAAGAACTTGGAAATTCTCACATACGTCGGGCTGACCCTCTCTGTAATTGGGATCTCATTGACGATAATCAGCTATGTTACTCTCAC AGACATGAGACGACCTTTATCCCAGATTCGAGTGAGTCTCGTCGCTTCTCTTGGAGCAGGACAAATCATGTTTCTTGCCGGGATTAGAGCGACTGGGAACAAG GGAAGTTGCGTTACAGTGGCGGCCCTTATGCAGTACTTTTTGATGGCCGCCTTCTGCTGGATGCTGGTCGAGGGAATCTACCTCTACCTGTTTATTGTAAAGGTCTACAACGTTGGCAACAAGTTAAGAATGTGCCATGGAATTTCATGGG GCCTTCCCGCGCTCGTCGTTGCCATATCACTGAGTATTGCAGCTGGAAAAGATGGGATCGGAAGTTTTTTGGCTAATAAATA CTGCTGGATGTCTTCTACCAATGGTCTGATCTGGATATTTATAGTATTTGTCGTGCTGATTGAATTT ttTAACATTCTGATCCTCGGGCGGGTGATCAAGGAGATGGTGACTATGCAACAAGAGAAAGACAAACGTAGCGAACAAATAAG ACTTGGTGTGAAGGCATGCATAGTTATGATTCCTCTGCTGGGAATCTCGTGGTTATTTGGGTTATTGGCACCCTTACACAAAGCTTTCGCCTACATCTTCACGATCCTCAACTCTTCACAG GGTTTCGTGATCTTTCTTCTTCACTGCGTGAGGAATAGCGAG TTAAAAGCTCGTTTGAGAAGAAGGATTCAGGCCATCTTTCCAGCAATGGATGTTGGAACTAGCACTAAACGAACATCCGTAATGCCCTCAGAAGTAAATGAGGATTCCACAGCCATTGCTGCGCCGAGAAAAATAAAGGTTCACCCACTGAGTGACGGCGAAAAAACTAAAAGAGTCTCGAACAAAACCTCTATGTAG
- the LOC131791523 gene encoding adhesion G protein-coupled receptor L4 isoform X2, translated as MPNSYRKVRKETLAKMFWIMVFLALMVGHSNQCSRKHAEMKVSWIKDNCSRIDDITGEPSLKIKCRRGNCAEWCETFADCLQQSIEWRKKCTRRFKKLFRGHRRTKIKVKTRGNQSSYNIDVKFCGWKGRYQVYKLSNGASQENGDLQEGENLRKEYLLSSLKSVTEYYSDEIRNKSEDKKEKIEEMFFELTTLETSLLETAQLKFNHTTSEFNMSSIYADVLVRKTFYQNESHHFRLEEPNGENFLSIPSGNLDNGSVVLGMIYKDLHQLFITNQTENSTLNNSREVTSIIMAATITPPPKKLQENITLKFKNIKNSNNKKKCMFWNMLDDSSIGWSGEGCYVKSTDAYQTECTCNHLTHFAVLLDTSSGTETADISANDEKNLEILTYVGLTLSVIGISLTIISYVTLTDMRRPLSQIRVSLVASLGAGQIMFLAGIRATGNKGSCVTVAALMQYFLMAAFCWMLVEGIYLYLFIVKVYNVGNKLRMCHGISWGLPALVVAISLSIAAGKDGIGSFLANKYCWMSSTNGLIWIFIVFVVLIEFFNILILGRVIKEMVTMQQEKDKRSEQIRLGVKACIVMIPLLGISWLFGLLAPLHKAFAYIFTILNSSQLKARLRRRIQAIFPAMDVGTSTKRTSVMPSEVNEDSTAIAAPRKIKVHPLSDGEKTKRVSNKTSM; from the exons ATGCCGAATTCATATCGGAAAGTTCGAAAGGAAACTCTAGCCAAAATGTTCTGGATAATGGTTTTTCTTGCACTAATGGTTG gtCATAGTAACCAGTGCTCCAGGAAACACGCAGAAATGAAAGTTTCGTGGATAAAAGACAACTGTTCGCGGATTGATGACATAACTGGGGAGCCCTCGTTAAAAATCAAATGCCGCAGAGGGAATTGTGCTGAGTGGTGCGAAACCTTCGCTGATTGTCTCCAGCAATCCATTGAGTGGCGGAAAAAATGCACACGGAggtttaaaaaactctttaggGGACATCGCCGGACAAAGATCAAGGTGAAAACCAGAGGAAACCAGTCATCATATAACATTGACGTCAAATTTTGCGGATGGAAGGGTCGTTATCAAGTTTACAAGTTATCTAATGGCGCATCGCAAGAAAATG GTGATCTGCAAGAAGGGGAAAACTTACGCAAAGAG TACTTGCTCAGCTCTTTGAAGTCCGTCACTGAGTATTATTCCGATGAGATACGCAACAAAAGTGAAGATAAGAAGGAGAAAATAgaggaaatgttttttgaaTTGACCACGTTGGAAACATCCTTGCTGGAAACTGCACAACTCAAATTCAATCACACAACAAGCGAATTTAATATGAGCAGCATTTATGCAG ATGTTCTGGTCAGGAAAACTTTCTACCAAAATGAAAGCCACCACTTTCGTCTGGAAGAACCTAATGGGGAAAATTTCCTGAGCATTCCATCGGGAAACTTGGACAATG GTTCAGTAGTACTCGGAATGATATACAAAGACCTCCATCAACTATTCATCACTAACCAGACAGAGAACAGTACTCTGAACAATTCCAG GGAAGTCACCTCCATTATTATGGCTGCCACAATAACTCCTCCACCCAAGAAACTTCAGGAAAATATAACTTTGAAGTTCAAAAACATTAAG aattcaaataacaagaaaaagtgTATGTTCTGGAACATGTTGGATGATAG TTCCATTGGCTGGTCAGGAGAAGGGTGCTATGTCAAATCTACTGATGCATACCAAACAGAGTGCAcctgcaatcatttgactcattttgcTGTTCTTCTGGACACATCTTCTGGAACAGAGACTGCCGATATATCAGCG AATGATGAAAAGAACTTGGAAATTCTCACATACGTCGGGCTGACCCTCTCTGTAATTGGGATCTCATTGACGATAATCAGCTATGTTACTCTCAC AGACATGAGACGACCTTTATCCCAGATTCGAGTGAGTCTCGTCGCTTCTCTTGGAGCAGGACAAATCATGTTTCTTGCCGGGATTAGAGCGACTGGGAACAAG GGAAGTTGCGTTACAGTGGCGGCCCTTATGCAGTACTTTTTGATGGCCGCCTTCTGCTGGATGCTGGTCGAGGGAATCTACCTCTACCTGTTTATTGTAAAGGTCTACAACGTTGGCAACAAGTTAAGAATGTGCCATGGAATTTCATGGG GCCTTCCCGCGCTCGTCGTTGCCATATCACTGAGTATTGCAGCTGGAAAAGATGGGATCGGAAGTTTTTTGGCTAATAAATA CTGCTGGATGTCTTCTACCAATGGTCTGATCTGGATATTTATAGTATTTGTCGTGCTGATTGAATTT ttTAACATTCTGATCCTCGGGCGGGTGATCAAGGAGATGGTGACTATGCAACAAGAGAAAGACAAACGTAGCGAACAAATAAG ACTTGGTGTGAAGGCATGCATAGTTATGATTCCTCTGCTGGGAATCTCGTGGTTATTTGGGTTATTGGCACCCTTACACAAAGCTTTCGCCTACATCTTCACGATCCTCAACTCTTCACAG TTAAAAGCTCGTTTGAGAAGAAGGATTCAGGCCATCTTTCCAGCAATGGATGTTGGAACTAGCACTAAACGAACATCCGTAATGCCCTCAGAAGTAAATGAGGATTCCACAGCCATTGCTGCGCCGAGAAAAATAAAGGTTCACCCACTGAGTGACGGCGAAAAAACTAAAAGAGTCTCGAACAAAACCTCTATGTAG